Below is a genomic region from Chitinivorax sp. B.
ATTGGCGGACCTTACATCGAAACCAATGAAACCATCATCAGGGCATTCCGCCCCAAGTCAGCACAGAAGCCAACGCCATGAGCACCCTCGACCTGCCCTGTGTTGAGATTGATCATCCCGATGCACGCCACAGCATCATTTGGTTGCATGGATTAGGCGACGACGGCCACGGCTTTGCACCAATTGTGCCAGTACTGCGCCTGCCAGCCGATGCGGCCGTTCGGTTTGTCTTTCCGCACGCACCAATGCGGCCGGTCACAATCAATGCAGGTTATGTCATGCGGGCCTGGTATGACATTCTGGAAATAGGGGACTTGAACCGCCGATTGGACGAAACCAACATTGTCGAATCTGTTGCCGCCGTTCATCGCTTGATCCAGTGCGAGATTGATCGTGGCATTCTTGCCAATCACATTGTACTGGCAGGCTTTTCCCAAGGCGGCCTGATCGCGCTGAATGCAGGCCTGAGCTTTGCTCAGAGGCTGGCTGGGATTGTTGCCTTGTCCACTTACTGGCCAGAGGCCGAGACTCCCGTGTTGGCACCTCATCCACAACAGGCCTCACTGCCCATATTTTGCGCGCATGGTGATTTCGATACGGTTGTGAACCCCAATCTA
It encodes:
- a CDS encoding carboxylesterase; translated protein: MSTLDLPCVEIDHPDARHSIIWLHGLGDDGHGFAPIVPVLRLPADAAVRFVFPHAPMRPVTINAGYVMRAWYDILEIGDLNRRLDETNIVESVAAVHRLIQCEIDRGILANHIVLAGFSQGGLIALNAGLSFAQRLAGIVALSTYWPEAETPVLAPHPQQASLPIFCAHGDFDTVVNPNLGQAVRARLQSLGYQTTAYRYDMGHEVCQDEILDLSDWLQQHLLTEHAPSS